The following proteins are encoded in a genomic region of Cryptomeria japonica chromosome 11, Sugi_1.0, whole genome shotgun sequence:
- the LOC131032499 gene encoding LRR receptor-like serine/threonine-protein kinase RGI1, whose translation MHPLFGTCFTLFLFLLPCTCKITDEQSLIKFKKFITLDPLNSLANWRPTIHFRNWTGVTCDSTGNRVQLVELGDMELGGSISPSIGNLSFLTQLDLHNNSFVGRIPEETGRLQRLKVLYLYTNLLEGSIPKNLTSCKELQELLLPDNQFTGTIPPELSMLTNLQDLSLGSNNISGKIPSSLRNLSYLESFYIADTGLEGNIPPELGKLSSLISFLLFENPRLTGPIPSSISNNSGLVELGLYSNNLTSTIPPELGKLSRLRVLYLWENQLKGTIPPTIANCTQLIDLDLELNHLSGEVPLVLSRLSHLRFLNLSSNQLVSGSTLTIPILKALQNCTSLNKIWIDQNHLTGYLPEQLPTNLSLLVLDGNKITGSIPSFIANISKLGDLYLSSNLLTGSIPSSLRSLHKLQRLLLDNNKLEGNIPTEIEEMKSLGELSLSHNVLSGGIPVTIGRLQQLTHLVLNHSRFSGNVPASLGKCYNLQLLDLSNNQFTGRIPDEVASLANLQFYFNLSRNSFQGSLPLEIEKMIHVQAIDVSANRLKGKIPASE comes from the coding sequence ATGCATCCTCTGTTTGGAACGTGTTTTACTCTGTTTCTTTTTCTATTGCCTTGTACCTGCAAAATTACTGATGAGCAAAGTCTTATAAAGTTCAAGAAGTTCATCACTCTAGATCCTCTGAATTCCTTGGCCAATTGGCGCCCTACTATTCACTTCCGCAATTGGACTGGAGTTACTTGTGATTCAACAGGCAACAGGGTACAATTGGTTGAGCTGGGAGATATGGAATTAGGGGGTTCCATCTCTCCTTCAATTGGTAATCTCTCATTCCTCACACAACTTGATCTACATAACAACAGTTTTGTAGGCCGAATTCCGGAGGAAACAGGCAGACTTCAACGCCTAAAGGTTCTTTATCTTTACACCAATCTATTGGAGGGCTCCATTCCAAAGAATTTGACTTCCTGCAAGGAGTTACAAGAATTGTTACTCCCTGACAACCAGTTTACTGGAACAATTCCTCCAGAGCTAAGTATGCTTACAAATCTCCAAGACCTTTCGCTCGGCTCCAACAATATTTCTGGTAAAATCCCTTCCTCCTTACGAAATCTCTCTTACCTAGAATCATTTTATATAGCAGATACCGGCCTTGAAGGCAACATTCCACCTGAATTAGGAAAGCTATCCAGCTTGATCTCTTTTCTGTTGTTTGAGAATCCTCGTTTAACAGGCCCTATTCCCTCGTCAATCTCAAACAATTCAGGATTAGTAGAACTGGGTCTTTATAGCAACAACTTGACTAGTACTATCCCACCTGAATTGGGCAAGCTCTCTCGCCTTAGAGTTCTATATCTATGGGAGAATCAACTGAAAGGCACCATCCCACCCACAATTGCCAACTGTACACAACTGATTGACCTGGATTTGGAGCTCAATCATCTCAGTGGAGAAGTACCATTAGTGCTGAGCAGGCTTTCACATCTGCGATTCTTGAACCTTTCATCTAATCAACTAGTCAGCGGGAGCACTCTCACCATCCCCATTCTTAAGGCCCTCCAGAATTGCACTAGCCTCAATAAAATATGGATTGATCAAAATCATTTGACTGGATACTTGCCAGAGCAGCTCCCcacaaatctctctcttttggtacTAGATGGTAATAAGATAACAGGAAGTATACCTTCATTTATTGCCAACATAAGCAAGTTGGGAGATCTTTATTTGTCTTCCAATCTCCTTACAGGCAGCATCCCATCTTCTCTTAGAAGCCTTCATAAGTTGCAAAGACTTTTGTTGGACAACAACAAGCTAGAAGGAAACATACCCACTGAGATTGAAGAAATGAAAAGCCTTGGAGAGCTATCACTGAGCCATAATGTGCTTTCTGGAGGAATCCCTGTTACAATTGGTCGCCTTCAACAGTTAACACATCTTGTGCTTAACCACAGCCGATTCTCCGGGAACGTCCCTGCAAGTTTGGGAAAATGTTACAATTTGCAATTGCTAGACCTCTCCAACAATCAGTTCACAGGACGTATCCCCGATGAAGTGGCCAGTCTTGCTAATTTACAGTTCTATTTCAATTTGTCCAGAAACTCATTTCAGGGATCTCTGCCTCTGGAAATCGAAAAGATGATTCATGTTCAAGCTATTGATGTTTCAGCTAACAGGTTAAAAGGTAAAATTCCAGCCTCAGAATGA